A single genomic interval of Mangifera indica cultivar Alphonso chromosome 5, CATAS_Mindica_2.1, whole genome shotgun sequence harbors:
- the LOC123216450 gene encoding uncharacterized protein LOC123216450: protein MNSGKTYTYLSSLPFILSRQYDYVMKAEDDVFIRLLPLSLSLKPLLRQDLYYGFVIPCNSMNPYVDYMSGMGFLLSWDLVQWIGSSDIPANDTYGPEYQLVGRWLKLGIKAKNQFSDKLTMYDYPGTNGRCSHELIPETVAIHWLKRWDQWRNVLLYFNVTKGLHISST from the coding sequence ATGAATAGTGGCAAAACGTATACGTATTTATCATCACTTCCATTCATCCTCTCAAGGCAGTATGACTATGTTATGAAGGCTGAGGATGATGTTTTCATTAGGCTTTTGCCCTTGTCTTTGTCACTGAAGCCATTGCTAAGACAAGATTTATATTATGGTTTTGTAATTCCATGCAATAGCATGAACCCATACGTGGATTACATGTCAGGAATGGGGTTTTTGTTATCTTGGGACCTTGTTCAATGGATTGGAAGCTCTGATATACCTGCAAATGATACGTATGGTCCCGAGTACCAGTTGGTTGGGAGATGGTTGAAGTTGGGGATTAAGGCAAAGAATCAATTTTCTGATAAGCTGACCATGTACGATTATCCTGGAACAAATGGAAGGTGCTCGCATGAACTCATACCTGAAACTGTCGCAATTCATTGGCTCAAGAGATGGGATCAATGGAGAAATGTACTTCTATACTTCAATGTAACTAAAGGACTTCATATCTCCAGCACGTGA
- the LOC123217733 gene encoding nitrate regulatory gene2 protein-like: MGCTASKLDNEDTVRQCKDRRRLMKKAVYARHHLAAAHADYCRSLRLTGTALCAFAAGEQISVSDETPAVFIQPPNPSTPPPPPTTNHVAPRVIPSPSPSLHPPPPPTTPPVTKTKLPSPNTVTASTKRRRKPPRKLPHILSESSLASTPRSQTQMSDNFYPTAYQANSTYSTTPSQASSVWNWENFYPPPSPPDSEFFNRKAQENTHTQQHHLDSDRDSETETETERSEYDFFQPHKESPFQNRNIGNKTTSIVDEETEREEVHCSEWGDHYSTTTSSDEGEDIDKESRSEMGSRSNFGSSVKQHPIYADKSEDAASSSTSFRGREISDMKMVVRHKDLKEIVKALKENFEKAAAAGDQLSDILEIGRAQLDRSFKQLKKTVYHSSSILSNLSSSWTSKPPLAVKYRLDTGSLNEPGGPKSLCSTLDRLLAWEKKLYEEVKAREGVKIEHEKKLSSLQSQEYKGEDETKIDKTKAAIKRLQSLMIVTSEAVNTTSCNIIGLRDSNLVPELVDLCHGLMYMWRSMHQYHEIQKDIVQQVRGLVNRANHDSTSELHRQATRDLESAVSVWHSSFCRLIKFQRDFIRSLYDWFKLPLPVSNDNMSIKREPSEVPAFCDEWKHALDRVPDMVASEAIKSFVNVIHVISVQQTVELKIKKRTESASKELEKKASSLRNIERKYYHSYSMAGLGLPDAGPENGQVLDARDPLAEKKSELATCQRRMEDEMLRHSKEVEVTRAMTLNNFQTGLPGVFQALTSFSSLFTEALESVCNHSYAIK, encoded by the exons ATGGGTTGTACGGCTTCGAAACTGGACAACGAGGACACTGTTAGGCAGTGCAAGGATCGGCGTCGTTTAATGAAGAAAGCCGTTTACGCACGCCACCATTTAGCGGCGGCTCACGCCGACTATTGTCGCTCTCTTCGGCTCACCGGCACCGCTCTCTGTGCTTTTGCAGCTGGAGAGCAAATCTCCGTTTCTGACGAAACTCCAGCCGTTTTTATCCAGCCTCCAAATCCTTCAACTCCACCTCCACCACCGACGACCAATCACGTAGCTCCACGTGTGATACCATCTCCCAGTCCCAGTCTCCACCCACCTCCTCCTCCTACTACTCCCCCAGTAACGAAGACAAAGCTCCCTAGCCCTAACACTGTTACTGCTTCTACCAAACGACGCCGTAAACCGCCGCGAAAACTCCCTCACATTTTGTCAGAATCGAGTCTTGCTTCGACACCTCGGAGTCAAACTCAGATGTCTGATAATTTCTACCCAACTGCTTATCAAGCAAACTCAACCTATTCAACTACACCTTCACAAGCTTCCTCTGTTTGGAATTGGGAAAATTTCTACCCCCCTCCTTCTCCCCCTGATTCTGAATTTTTCAACCGTAAAGCACAAGAAAATACTCACACCCAACAACACCACCTCGACAGCGACCGAGATTCAGAAACCGAAACTGAAACCGAGAGATCGGAATACGACTTTTTCCAACCTCATAAGGAGAGCCCTttccaaaatagaaatattggTAATAAAACTACTAGTATTGTCGATGAGGAGACTGAGAGAGAGGAGGTCCATTGCAGCGAGTGGGGGGATCATTACAGTACTACCACTTCATCGGACGAAGGGGAAGACATAGATAAAGAATCAAGATCCGAGATGGGAAGCCGCTCGAATTTCGGAAGTTCGGTGAAGCAACACCCCATTTATGCCGACAAATCGGAGGATGCGGCTTCCTCTTCAACGAGCTTCCGGGGTAGGGAGATCTCGGATATGAAGATGGTAGTCAGACACAAGGATTTGAAAGAGATTGTTAAAGCTCTTAAAGAGAATTTCGAAAAGGCGGCTGCAGCTGGAGACCAACTTTCTGATATCTTAGAAATCGGCAGAGCTCAGCTTGATCGCAGTTTTAAGCAATTGAAGa AGACGGTGTATCATTCTAGCAGTATATTGAGCAACCTGAGCTCGAGCTGGACTTCAAAACCGCCGTTGGCTGTTAAGTATCGGCTGGACACTGGTTCACTCAATGAACCCGGTGGTCCGAAGAGCCTTTGCTCTACCCTTGACCGGCTTTTGGCTTGGGAGAAAAAGCTTTACGAAGAAGTCAAG GCTAGAGAAGGTGTGAAGATTGAGCATGAAAAAAAGCTGTCATCTCTACAAAGCCAAGAGTATAAGGGTGAGGATGAAACTAAGATTGACAAGACCAAGGCTGCTATTAAGAGGCTGCAATCACTAATGATTGTTACATCCGAAGCTGTCAATACTACCTCATGTAACATCATTGGTCTTAGAGACAGTAATCTTGTTCCAGAGCTTGTTGATCTTTGCCATGG GCTCATGTACATGTGGAGGTCAATGCATCAGTATCATGAAATTCAAAAGGACATTGTGCAGCAAGTTCGTGGTCTTGTGAACCGAGCAAACCATGACTCAACTTCTGAATTGCACAGACAAGCAACTCGTGACCTTGAATCAGCTGTCTCTGTGTGGCACTCTAGTTTCTGTCGCCTGATAAAATTCCAGCGCGATTTTATCCGGTCCCTCTATGACTGGTTCAAGCTTCCTCTTCCTGTCAGCAATGACAACATGAGTATCAAAAGGGAACCATCTGAGGTGCCTGCATTTTGTGATGAATGGAAGCATGCCCTTGACCGTGTCCCTGACATGGTTGCTTCTGAAGCCATTAAGAGCTTTGTCAATGTTATTCACGTGATATCTGTACAACAAACGGTAGAGTTGAAGATTAAAAAGAGAACAGAATCTGCCTCAAAGGAACTTGAGAAGAAGGCTTCATCTCTTCGAAACATAGAAAGGAAGTACTACCACTCATACTCTATGGCTGGTCTTGGACTTCCTGATGCTGGACCTGAGAATGGGCAGGTGTTAGATGCTCGGGATCCACTTGCTGAGAAAAAATCAGAGCTCGCCACATGTCAAAGACGGATGGAAGATGAGATGCTGAGGCATTCAAAGGAGGTAGAGGTGACGAGAGCAATGACACTGAACAATTTTCAGACAGGCTTACCAGGGGTTTTTCAAGCATTAACCAGTTTCTCTTCCTTGTTTACTGAAGCTCTTGAATCGGTTTGCAACCATTCCTATgctatcaaataa
- the LOC123217129 gene encoding serine/threonine-protein kinase D6PK-like, translating into MEKVPESKSLPGKYPVAVRVSNSSMASGIEVGQASTVHRGLSREVVQSKARDFQCSDSSAPLRMWKGKDSLPEQEELIPDIEAFKNNDDLLEDGGSSSFSGASHPAEPIDTDLMKTVYVPIGQNKSEAACLMKSFSRKGPFLEDLSIKIPPKKPSSAVLSPAESLVEEPGDLGVVSSPFSVPRASQNTENSLLPPESEEKECVWDASLPPSGNVSPHSSIDSTGVFTAMSIVNSCASTYRSDAITSDGMLSMERNCESTKGSVRGDSLESAKTSISRASDSSGLSDDSSWSNIAGSANKPHKGNDPRWKAILAIRARDGFLGMNHFRLLKRLGCGDIGSVYLSELSSTRCYFAMKVMDKASLASRKKLTRAQTEREILQLLDHPFLPTLYTHFETDRFSCLVMEYCPGGDLHTLRQRQPGKHFSEYAARFYAAEVLLALEYLHMLGVVYRDLKPENVLVRDDGHIMLSDFDLSLRCTVFPTLIKTSSFDSDPSKRAAGGAFCVQPACIEPSSVCIQPACFMPRIFPPKSKKKSPKPRSDLGLPSSTLPQLVAEPTAARSMSFVGTHEYLAPEIIKGEGHGSAVDWWTFGIFLHELLYGKTPFKGSGNRATLFNVVGQQLRFPDSPPTSYASRDLIRGLLVKEPQQRLGVKRGATEIKQHPFFEGVNWALIRCSTPPEVPRLVETELPGKFGPAEPVGMSSSSKRMVGTDMMKSGGKYLDFEFF; encoded by the exons ATGGAAAAGGTTCCGGAATCAAAGTCACTTCCTGGAAAATATCCTGTTGCCGTCCGGGTATCAAATTCATCAATGGCATCAGGAATTGAAGTTGGTCAGGCTTCAACTGTGCATAGAGGATTGTCGAGAGAAGTGGTTCAATCCAAAGCAAGAGATTTCCAGTGTTCAGACTCATCTGCACCTCTGAGGATGTGGAAGGGAAAAGATTCTTTGCCTGAACAGGAGGAACTTATACCTGATATTGAGGCATTTAAAAACAACGATGATTTGCTTGAGGATGGTGGCTCTAGTTCTTTCTCTGGGGCTAGTCATCCGGCAGAACCAATTGATACAGATCTGATGAAAACAGTGTATGTACCAATCGGTCAAAACAAATCCGAGGCTGCATGCCTGATGAAAAGCTTTTCAAGGAAGGGACCTTTTCTAGAGGATCTTTCAATCAAGATTCCTCCCAAGAAACCAAGCTCGGCTGTTCTTTCACCAGCAGAAAGTTTGGTTGAAGAACCTGGTGACTTAGGTGTAGTGTCTTCTCCATTTTCAGTTCCTCGTGCATCACAAAATACAGAGAACTCACTCCTTCCACCAGAGTCAGAGGAGAAAGAATGTGTTTGGGATGCTTCTTTGCCTCCAAGTGGCAATGTAAGTCCACATAGTAGCATCGACAGTACTGGTGTTTTCACGGCTATGAGCATTGTTAATAGCTGTGCCAGTACGTATCGCAGTGATGCCATTACAAGTGATGGCATGCTTAGTATGGAGAGGAACTGTGAGAGTACAAAAGGCAGTGTCAGAGGGGATTCTCTTGAGAGTGCAAAAACTAGTATTAGTCGAGCAAGTGATAGCAGTGGACTAAGCGATGACAGTAGCTGGAGCAACATTGCCGGTAGTGCTAATAAACCTCACAAAGGAAATGATCCAAGGTGGAAGGCTATCCTTGCAATCCGAGCACGGGATGGATTCCTGGGCATGAATCATTTTAGGTTACTCAAAAGGCTCGGTTGTGGTGACATTGGCAGTGTGTATCTCTCAGAGCTGAGTAGTACCCGGTGTTATTTTGCAATGAAAGTAATGGACAAGGCATCCCTTGCAAGTAGGAAGAAGTTGACTAGAGCTCAGACAGAAAGGGAAATTTTGCAGCTGTTGGACCATCCATTTCTGCCAACTTTGTATACGCATTTTGAGACAGATAGATTCTCATGCTTGGTTATGGAATATTGCCCAGGAGGTGATCTGCACACGTTGAGGCAAAGGCAGCCTGGGAAACATTTCTCTGAGTATGCTGCACG ATTTTATGCTGCAGAGGTTTTGCTGGCACTTGAATATCTCCACATGCTTGGAGTTGTCTACAGGGACTTGAAACCTGAAAATGTTCTGGTCCGCGATGATGGCCACATTATGCTCTCAGATTTTGACCTTTCTTTGAGATGCACAGTTTTCCCCACCCTGATAAAGACCTCGTCATTTGATTCGGATCCTTCGAAGCGGGCAGCTGGTGGTGCCTTCTGTGTCCAGCCAGCCTGTATTGAGCCCTCATCGGTATGCATACAGCCTGCCTGCTTTATGCCTCGAATATTCCCTCCGAAAAGCAAGAAGAAGTCCCCGAAGCCTCGATCTGACCTTGGATTGCCATCTAGTACATTACCACAACTGGTTGCAGAGCCTACAGCAGCCCGGTCCATGTCCTTTGTTGGAACACATGAGTATCTAGCCCCTGAAATTATTAAGGGGGAGGGCCATGGTAGTGCAGTTGATTGGTGGACATTTGGCATTTTCTTGCACGAACTACTTTATGGTAAAACCCCATTCAAAGGCTCTGGCAACCGAGCTACACTGTTCAATGTGGTGGGGCAACAACTCAGATTCCCAGATTCACCACCCACTAGTTATGCCAGTCGTGATCTGATACGGGGCTTACTAGTGAAGGAACCACAACAGCGGCTTGGGGTGAAGAGAGGTGCAACTGAAATAAAGCAGCACCCCTTCTTTGAAGGTGTGAATTGGGCTCTGATACGGTGCAGTACACCACCAGAAGTGCCAAGACTGGTGGAGACTGAGCTTCCTGGGAAATTTGGACCGGCTGAGCCAGTTGGCATGAGTAGTAGCAGTAAAAGGATGGTGGGTACCGACATGATGAAGTCTGGGGGTAAATATCTggactttgagtttttttag